In Xenorhabdus griffiniae, the genomic window GCAATATCAATCTTAACTTTAGGCAAAAAATTAACGTTGTATTCAGCCCCCCGATAAAGTTCGGAATGACCTTTTTGACGTCCAAATCCCTTTACTTCTGTTATAGTCATACCTTGTATACCTATATCAGCAAGTGCTTCCCGCACTTCCTCCAGCTTAAATGGCTTTATGATGATGGTGATAAGTTTCATATTTCCCCCGTTTTTCACTACGCTAGTACAAGGGAATATGTGCAAGGGATATGCCAAAAGTTAAAAAGGATGTTTAATCAGCTTGTTATCGAAAAACATCTTTAAAGAAGGAATAAAAAAGGGAACAGAAAATACATCTGCTCCCTATACGCAGCCTAAATATGCACGCTAAACGTGCACTGATTCATTCAACGTCTCGCCAACTTGCTGGAGTTGGTACATTTGGTAATAGCGTCCACGCTTTTCCAATAGCTGTTGATGCTGACCTTGCTCCACAATTGCACCACGATGCAGCACTAATATAGAATCAGCCTCGGTAATGGTTGAAAGCCGATGAGCAATTACCACCAATGTCGTCTGTTTGCGGATCATTCTCAGCGCTTTCTGTACTGATTGTTCTGTCCCAGAGTCAATATTCGCGGTTGCTTCATCCAAAATAAGGATCTGTGGCGTTTGCACTAAAACTCTAGCCATTGCTAACAGCTGTTTTTGGCCGGCTGAAAGTGTATTCCCTTGTTCTCCCAAAACGAAATTCAAACCATCGGGCAAATGACGAACAAAGTCAGCTAATTGAACTAATTCCAACACTTCCCATATTTTCTCTTCACTGATATCTCGACCTAACGTGATATTGTTGAAGAATGAAGCGGCCAAAACAACAGGATCTTGCTGCACCATTGCCACTCCATTACGCAGCACTGAGTGAGAAAGCGAAGATATGGAACGCCTGTCAAGATAGATCTCACCGTCTTGCCACGGATAGTATCCCATAATCAAATTAGCTAAAGTGCTTTTTCCGCTTCCTGTATGCCCAACTAAGGCCACAAACCCATGTGGAGGAACATGCAAGTTAATATCGCTTAAGACAATTTTGTCATCGCGATATGCAAAATTTAAGTTTTCAATATCAATTCTGCCACTTTCTAACGCCCGCAAATCATTGCCATATTGCTGTTGTGGACTATCCATCAATTCGAAAACACGTTCTCCTGAAACCACTGCTTGCTGCAATACCGATTGTTGTGAAGTTAACTCAATCAGTGGCTCATTTAATCGCCCAAGATAGTTAATAAAGGCATACAGTACACCAACGCCAATAACCTCAGTGCCTTTGATACCAAACAATAAGAGCAAACCACACAATATAGCAGCAGAAAAGAAACTCAATAATGGCCTTAATAAGATACCATCTAACCGTAAAGCCTGCATACGAGCCTGATAATGTGCTCGATTGGTAGCCAACATTTTCTCGCCAAAACGAGCTTGCTGGCGGAACTGCTGAATCACACTCATTCCATTAATGGTTTCATTGAAACCATCATTAATGTCAGCCAGATAACCGCGAACTCGCCTAATTATTGGGGTACTCAGGCGCTGGTAAATCATCATGACAAGAAAAACTGCCGGAAATATTACGATCGCAACACATGCCATACGCCAATTTAAAACAAACATAGCTATCAGCATGGCGCCAATTAGTGCAGCACAGCGAAATACCATTGGAATCACATTAACAAACAGATCCTTAATGACTTCAGTATCATTTGTTACGCGGGATATCAGTTGTCCAACGGGTTGATTATCAAAAGCGCTTAATGGTTGACGTAATGCTGAATCCATCACATCAGTACGAAGCTTCTGCACCACACCCACAGATGCCTGATTAAAAAGTAATGTTTGATAGTAGTGTAAAACAGCAGCAATAAACTGCAAAATCAAGAAGATGGCAGCAAGCCCACCGACAATATCGAGCGGTAAATTTCCTGTTGCCACCATATTGTCGATAAAATAGCTTACAAGCAGGGGGCCGCTTACCTCTGCCAATGCAGCAATCCACAACATCAATACAGCAATGAGCATCGGTTTGCGGTAGTTTTTGCCGTAAGAAAGCAAGCGCTTTAATGACGGCCATAGCTTACCTGTATGAGTTTTAGTCATTTTCTCCACCCAATGCAGCTTCTAGTTGTTGGTAATGATACATATCGGAATACCAACCTGATTGGGTGATAAGCTGTTTATGCTGGCCATGTTGTATAACTGAGCCATGTTGCATAACCAAAATATTATCGGCTTCCGTTAATGCCGACAGCCGATGCGCACTGATAATAACAGTGCGCTGTTGCCGCCATTGGCTAAGATTTTTCATAATCTGGTGTTCCGTATGACCATCAACGGCTGATAAGGCATCATCAAGGATTAAAATCTCCGTCTCTAGCAACAAAGCCCTGGCTATGGATATACGCTGTTTTTGCCCCCCAGAAAGCATCACACCGCGTTCTCCAACTTCTGTTTGATAACCCTGAGGCAATCGCAAAATATCATCATGTACACTTGCTAAACGAGCGACTTCTTCTATTTGCTCTTGAGTTGCATCGGGTCGCCCCAACGCAATATTACCGGCAACCGTATCCGAAAACAGAAAAGGAGTTTGGTTGACAATAGCCAATCGTGAACGCCACTCTTCCATTCGAAGCACAGAGATATTTGTTGACTGGAAAAGAATAGCTCCATCGGTTACATCAAACTGCCGTTGCAACAAAGCCAATAAAGTGCTCTTCCCTGCCCCCGTTGATCCGCAAAGTCCCAATAACTGACCAGGCTCTAGTTGGAAATGGATATTTTCCAAAACAGGTTTATCGCTTTTGGGATAGGTAAATACGTTGATATTTGCCTGCAAACGCCCCCGCTCTGAAGACAAAGACAACACACCATCTTCGGTTACCAGTGGTTCCTGCAACAAACTGCGGATACGTGTATAAGCAGCACTTCCTCTCTCAACAATGTTGAACATCCATGCCAATGCCAACATAGGCCAGATCATCAATCCCAGATACATGACAAAACTGGTCAGTTCACCAAGTGTCATAGAACCATTCACCACCATCCAACTCCCTCCGCCGACCGCTAAGAGGTTTGCAACAGTAATAGCAATGAAAATGGTAGGGTCAAAACGCGCATCTACACGCGCAACATGCATATTCTTACGCCCAGCTTCAATAGCAACTTCTTCGAACTGATTAGATTGCAGTTTTTCCAATCCAAACGCTTTTATCATGCGGATACTCGTCAAACTTTCCTGCGCATGGTTATTCAGTACAGAGAATGCGCCTTGCGCAGATTTAAAACGATGATGAAGCTGATCACCATAATGCTTAATCGCCAAGGCCATAATGGGCATCGGCGCGAGGGATAACAAAGTTAATTGCCAACTTATCTCCACGCTCATGACAATTAGGACAGAACATCCCATGACTAAAGCATCAACCAAAGTAAGGACTCCCTCACCTGCGGCAAAAACAACTCTGTCAACATCATTTGTTGCGCGCGCCATGAGATCGCCTGTTCTATGACGCAAATAAAATTCAGGATTCTGACTACTCAGACGCTTGTAGAAGTCACCACGCAGCTTAATCGCTAGCCGATAGGAAGCACCGAATAACCATACACGCCAAACATATCGCAGACCATAGATAACCAAGGCAATGAACAGCATGAACCCCAGCAACATGAAGAGCTGACGGAAGGTCATTGTCTTTGTGCTAATGCCATCAACGATAATCCCAACTAAGTGGGGAGGAATGAGTTGCAGCACCGCAATCAAAACGAGAAAAATGACAGCCCCCAGATAACGCCGCCATTCACGAATAAAATACCAGCTTAATTGTGAAAATAATCTCACACACCTATTCCCAAGGTAAAAATGAAAGAGTTAGCACCTACCGACCAAAGGGATCTTTATGATGTTACTGAATCAGGTATTGGCAGCGCCGTTGTATATTTGATCTTTTCCATGGCAAAGTTAGAAGTCACATCAATCAAACCAGAAACCCCATTTACCATACGCTTGTAGAAATGATCATAACTCTTCATATCAACAACTTCTATATGCATCAGGTAATCATATTCACCCGCCATGCGATAAAAAGTTAAGACTTCTGGCATCTCTTTTATAAAGCTGACAAACTGTTCATACCATTCACTGCTATGTTGCTGGGTTTTAATCATCACGATCACTGTCAAACCCAGACCGAGTTTCTCCCCATTTAACAAGGCAACCCTGCCAACAATATAACCTTCATCTTCAAGTCGTTTAAGGCGCTTCCAGCAAGGTGTCGACGTCAAATTAACGGCTTCAGCCAGTGCGTTCAAGGATAGACTACAATCCTGTTGGAGCAGCTCCAGTAGCTTACGGTCTATTTTATCTAACATATCTAAATCCTATAGAAATATTTCCCCAATATAACGGATAATTACAGAAAAATAACAACCTATTTCTCCGCATGTAAGAGTAATCTATATACCACTACGGTATTATTATTTAGGGTCAATTTATGTCGTCTTTATGGGCTAAAAATGCCATAAAAGCTATCCAGGCTGATTATCAACGCAGTGCTGATACACATCTCATTCGTCTTAACCTCCCAATGTTTCCAGATATTCATCTTTATCTCAAAGATGAGAGCACTCATCCCACTGGTAGCCTCAAACATCGACTTGCACGTTCCCTATTCCTGTATGCACTCACGAATGGTTGGATCCAGGAAGGAACACCTATCATTGAAGCTTCATCTGGAAGTACCGCTGTTTCGGAAGCTTATTTTGCCCGCTTACTTGGTTTACCATTTATTGCGGTTATGCCTTTCTGTACTGCTAAACGCAAAATTCAAGAGATTGAGTTCTATGGTGGTAAATGCCATTTTGTAGAGCATTCCGCCTTGATTTATCAAGAATCAGAGCGCCTGGCAAAAGAGCTTAATGGCCATTACATGGATCAGTTTACCTATGCCGAACGAGCAACTGACTGGCGAGGAAACAATAATATTGCAGAAAGTATTTTCCGCCAGATGCAACTAGAGCCTTTTCCTGAACCAACTTACATCGTTATGAGTGCAGGAACGGGTGGTACATCTGCGACACTTGGTCGTTATATCCGCTACCAAGGATATGACACTAAACTCATTGTTGTCGATCCAGAGAACTCCGTCTTCTACGATTGCTACCACCAGAACCGCCATGATATTTGCGGAGGCACGGGCAGCAAAATAGAAGGAATTGGCCGCCCACGCGCAGAACCTTCTTTTATTCCTACGGTTATCGATGACATGATCCAAGTTCCCGATCTTGCCACAATAGCTACCATTTATTGGCTTGAAAAACTCATTGGCAGAAAAACGGGAGCATCAACAGGAACTAACGTCTGGGGAGCTTTGCAACTCGCCAGGCAAATGCACGATAACAACCAACAAGGTGCAATTGTGACATTACTCTGTGATAGTGGGGAGCGCTACCTTGATACTTATTACAACCCAGAATGGGTTCGCAATAATATCGGTGATATCACACAGTATCTAACACAACTACCCAAGTTAAATGGTTATGAGTAACATACCTCCTTCAATTTATTGAGGTAGATATCATGAAACGAGCCGTTGTTGTATTCAGTGGTGGACAGGATTCCACCACTTGTTTAATTCAGGCACTCCACCAATATGACGAAGTTCACTGTGTCACCTTTGATTATGGACAGCGTCATCGTGCTGAAATTGATGTAGCTTGTCGTATAAGCAAAGAATTGGGCGTTGCTGCTCACAAAGTGCTTGATGTGACTTTATTAAACGAGCTCGCAATCAGTAGCCTGACAAGAGACAATATTCCCGTACCCGATTTCTGTGAAAGTGAAAAAAGTGGCCTCCCAAATACTTTTGTGCCTGGCCGTAACATATTGTTTTTAACTCTGGCGGCAATTTATGCTTATCAGGTTAAAGCTGAAGCCGTTATTACTGGCGTTTGTGAAACAGATTTTTCGGGCTATCCAGATTGCCGTGATGAATTTGTCAAAGCACTCAATAAAGCCGTCAGCCTTGGAATCGCTCGCGATATTCGTTTCGAAACGCCGCTAATGTGGTTAAACAAGGCGGAAACTTGGGCATTGGCAGATTATTATCAAAAATTAGATTTTGTTCGCAATAGAACCCTTACGTGCTACAACGGTATCCAAGGTGACGGATGCGGTGAATGCGCAGCCTGCCACCTCAGAGCTAAAGGATTAAATTATTATTTAAGCAATACCCAAGCCACGATGTTAGATATGAAATCCAAAACACATCTCAGTTAATCAAAACATTTTGTCTCATTAATATTATCCATGAGAGGTTCCACGAGCCTCTCATTCCACATTTTTGTCTTATCGTTATTGGGCATCATTTTTATAAGCTTCCATTCTTTCTCGTAATTCGCCTTCTAAAACTAACGCTTTTTGTGTTTTCAAATCAATACAAGCAAATGTAGTTAAAGCATCTGCAATGATTTGATTATCACTCCTGCGTATAATTTCCTGAAAAAATGTACCGCTTTTATTACGTAACTCTCGCATCGAAGATTTCACTTCCAGCTCATCTGTAATCACGGCTGGATGGCGATAATTAATGTTGATATTCACCACAACAAAACCAATATTCTTACGATTTAACCATCCCAATGTGTCATCTTCAGTAAGTAAATCCCAGCGAGCGGCTTCCATAAACTCCAAATAACGCGCATTATTCACATGCTGGAAAAGATCAATATGGTAACCCCTGACTTTGATAATTGTGCTCATTGCTATTTTTTCCTTACACTCATCCGACCAGATAGAATATAACAATAGCAAAACAATTTAATTACAATAGTGTTTAATCAATTATTCTTGATCGATATCACAGCCCTCTTGATTAAATGACTGGCAATACACAAGAGGGCATAACACTTAGTAAGTCAATTTATCCCGATTTTTCTCTATAAAAATTGGACCAATACCTTGTACTTCCTGTAATTGTTCTATTGCTGTAAAAGGGCCATATTTTTCACGATACTCAATAATCGCCTGTGCTTTTTTAGCGCCAATCCCATTAAGTTCTTTCGCCAACTCTTCAGCATTTGCAGTATTAATATTAACCCCTTCCTTTCCCTGTTTTTGCTGGCCTGCAACTTGTTCTCCCCCCTCTTTCACCTTACTCTCTTCAACAGTGGTTTTAACAGGTTGTTTCACTATCTTATCAGTAGACTCATTAACGGTAGCGGCATGAGTTAATGGTATGCTGATACACAATGCCATCATGAGTGAATGAAATAATATCCTTAAATTTTTCATGTAAATCTCTCCATGTTTTGTTGGTGAAAGAAAGATTGCCACAACGATATTTTCAGGCAACAGGCAAAGTTTAGATATGCGAAAGGCCACGAAAGTGGCCTTTTTCAATTACTATTTTGCAAAAACAGATGCGAGTAACTTCGCAATTTTATTCAAGTTGGCCGAATTTAATATCCGCATCATCACGTAAATTCATTATTAGTGACTCCAGCATGATATTACCGGTCTGATACTGGTAACCCGCCATATATTGTTTGAGCAGATCCTCGGTAACGGATCCAGGAACAACTTTATCCAATTGGATAAGCACAGCGTTACCAAGTTCATCTTGAGCTAATCCATATACTGGCTTACCCGCTTTAGGATGAGGTAAAGTGAATGCCACATCGGTAGCCTGATTAGTTTGTGGCAGATGTTTTATCACAGTAGGTTGCTCGAACTGAATTCCCGCGGCTTTCAATGCTTGCTCACCTTTGCCTTCTTTCAGGGCAGTCAGTAGTTTTTCACTTTCAATCTGAAGTTGTTTTTCTGCTTTCTGGCGTTTCACCAATTCAGTCACTTCAGGTTTAGCCTGTTCAAATGGCTGGACTGTCTCAGGCTTAACATTGTCAACACGCAGAATAAAAGCTCTATCGCCTTCAACTGAAATGACATCAGAGTTAATTCCTGTCGCGCCTTTATCATCAATCAAATTGCCAGAGAAAATAGCCTGAACAACTTGGTTGAAATTAATATCAGTGGGAACGTGATCGCGATCAAACCAGTCGGTAGTCACAGCTTGATAACCTGCCGCTTTTTCTGCTGCTGCCAAAGACTCATTATCATTAGCTGCGGCATCACTCACTTTCCGCTGTAATGCATAGAAAGCATCAACCGCTTTTTCTTGCTTAACAATTTTTTCTATTTCCGAACGCACATCCGCCAGCGGTTTGACTTCTTGAGGCTTAATATCATCTAAACGGAAAATGGCATATCCATTAGACAATTTAACCACATTGGAAAGTTGCCCTTTCTGGATCAAATTCGCTGATTTAAGCTCAATCGGCAGAGAATTTTCTTCCATCCATCCCAAATCTCCCCCTTTTTGTGCAGAAAATTTGTCCGTCGATTTTTCTGATGCCAATTGACTAAAATCAGCCCCTTTTTTTAACTCATCCAAAACCGATTTAGCGACAGACTCTGAATCCAGTTGAATAAAACTATACTTCTTCTGCTCAGGTTTAGTGTATTTCACCAAGTTACTTTTATAATATTTTTCAATATCAGCATCAGATACAGTGACATCTTTCAGTTCATTGGTAGCATCCATTTTGATATAACTGACTTTCACTTTTTCTGGCACAGTGAAATGCTGACTATTTGCGTCATAGTATTTTTTCAGCTCTTCATCAGTCACTGTTTGTTTCTCTTCAATTGACTTCAATTCAAGAGTCGCAAAACGCACGGTCCTTTCTTGCAGAAGTAAGGCTACTTCCTGTTTTATTTCTGGCGGTAACGCAATTTCCGCCCCGATAACAACTTGCTTCAATTGACGATTAATCAGTTCCTGACGAACCTGTTCCGCAAAATTTTCAGGGCTGATGTTTGAATGAGCAAGCCAGTTTAAATACTCCTGATATTTGTTGTTATCAAATTGGCCGTCAGTCTGGAGAAACGGTAGGTTACGTATTTCCTGTGCAACTTGATTGTCGCTCGCTGATAAACCCAGCTTACGGGCATATTGTTCAATCAAAGTGGCATTGATAAGTCTCTCCAATGATTGGCGCCGAAGCTGCTGTAGCATCTGTTCATCGCTTAACAAAGTTGAGAATTCATCTCCCAGCTTCTCCTGCTGAGCATTTTTTTCTTGCAAAAATGCCTGCTCTAGCTGAGCACGACTAATGGTTTGGCCATTCACTTTGGCAGCATAATTACCACTTTCGCTTGACAGGTAACCGGTTACCCCTGTCACCAGGAAAGTCAGGATAATTAGCGCCAATACAATTTTGAGCACAGGACCGTTCGCCGCCGTGCGTAGGTTGTCCATCATAAAGACGTAAAACTCCGCTTTAGTGAAAAAGAAACTGTCATATTACGACAATTCAAACGCTAAGAGAAAAAAAGCGCACCAATCAATTGATGCGCTTATATTCTAGCCTATCAACAAGCCCCAGTCAGTTGAAGTTTATTGCAATAACAAAAACCAGGGCCTGCTGTCTGCTCATTAGCCATTAACAGCGTCTTTTAACCCCTTCCCAGCTCGAAAAGCAGGTACTTTTGCTGCTGCGATCTTGATTTCCTTGCCTGTCTGAGGGTTGCGTCCTGTACGCGCAGCACGCTCACGTACAGTAAACGTACCAAACCCCACTAAAACGACATCATCACCGTTTTTCAATGCACCAGATACGGAAGAAATGAATGCATCTACTACACGTCCGGCTGCCGCCTTAGAGAGGTTGGCATCAGCAGCAATTTTGTCGATCAGTTGTGATTTATTCACTCTTATCATCCCCATTTTAGTATTACTCTTGTAACGGAAACCGATTTATAACAGATAACACGACAGTTATACCGTCATATCAATCCTTTTCCAGTATTAGCAAGAAATCATGGAACAGCAAAATTTTTAATCAGATAATTATACCAATCTAACTTCAAGATGCGTGTGATATCTCCCCGCGAAGCGGGGAGATATCAGGTTTCATATCGTGTTGTAAATTGCAGCTTTAAGTTTAATGCGTATAGACTAATCTAACTTAATGACACAAAAAAAGGCTGGCAAGCCTGAATGTACTCACCAACCTGAATTTTATACACAGTTTTTGAGTTAGCTCACTATTTTAGTGATACTACTTCTGCGCCAAATACGGGTTCCTGCAAAGCGATAGATAAAACATCTTCTATACGTTTAACGGGATGGATCTCCAGATCTTGGATCACATTCTGTGGGATCTCTTCTAGATCTCGCTTATTGTCATCTGGGATCAGAACCGTTTTAATTCCCCCACGATGTGCTGCCAACAGTTTCTCTTTCAAACCACCGATTGGCAGAACTAAACCACGCAGAGTAATTTCCCCTGTCATGGCTACGTCAGCACGAACTGGATTACCCGTCAGGCAAGAAACCAGCGCTGTGCACATTGCAATCCCCGCACTTGGGCCATCTTTTGGCGTTGCGCCTTCCGGTACATGAACATGAATATCACGTTTCTCATGGAAATCAGCGCTAATACCCAATTTATCAGCACGAGCACGAACAACGGTCAATGCCGCCTGGATGGATTCCTGCATCACTTCACCCAATGAACCGGTATAAGTCAATTTACCTTTACCTGGTACACTGGCTGTTTCAATCGTCAGCAAATCACCACCCACTTCTGTCCATGCCAGACCAGTTACCTGACCAACTCGATTTTCTGTATCAGCACGACCATAATCCACTTTCTGCACACCCAGATAATCTTTCAAGTTATCCGCATTAATTTCGATGTGCTTAAGTTTCTTATCCATCAGTAATGCTTTCACTGCCTTACGACACAATTTAGAGATTTCACGTTCCAAACTACGAACGCCAGCCTCACGAGTGTAGTAACGGATAATGCCAATAATTGCACCATCATCGATAGTCAATTCGTCTTTCTTCAGTGCATTACGCTCGATCTGTTTTGGCAGCAGATGACGTTTGGCAATATTCAATTTTTCATCTTCGGTATAGCCCGATAGACGAATAACCTCCATACGATCCAGCAATGGAGCAGGAATATTCATAGAATTAGATGTTGCCACGAACATCACATCGGAGAGATCGTAATCAACTTCAAGGTAATGATCGTTAAATGCTACGTTTTGTTCAGGATCAAGCACTTCTAACAATGCTGAAGCCGGATCACCACGCATGTCAGATGACATTTTGTCGATTTCATCCAGCAAGAACAGTGGATTTTTAACCCCTACCTTGGACATTTTCTGAATTAATTTGCCCGGCATTGAGCCAATATAGGTGCGACGATGTCCACGGATCTCCGCTTCATCACGTACTCCACCCAACGCCATACGCACATATTTACGCCCAGTTGCACGTGCGATAGAACGGCCCAATGAGGTTTTGCCCACACCAGGAGGTCCTACCAAACAAAGTATTGGCCCCTTAAGCTTGCTAACGCGGCTCTGTACCGCAAGATATTCAAGAATTCGCTCTTTGACACGCTCCAAACCATAATGGTCTGTATCCAGCACTTCCTGAGCTTTTATTAAATCTTTCTTTACCTTGCTACGGGAAACCCAAGGAACTTGCACCATCCAGTCAATGTAACTACGAACAACCGTTGCTTCAGCCGACATCGGAGACATCATTTTTAATTTCTGTAATTCAGCTTCGGCTTTTTCGCGAGCCTCTTTCGGCATTTTCGCGTCTTCGATCTTACGTTTCAGCGTTTCATATTCATCAGGTGCATCATCCATCTCACCCAATTCTTTCTGAATCGCTTTCATTTGCTCATTCAGGTAGTACTCGCGCTGGCTTTTTTCCATCTGTTTTTTAACGCGATTACGGATACGTTTTTCTACCTGTAACAGATCGATTTCTGATTCCATCATTGCTATCAGATATTCAATGCGTTCAACAACATTAGACATTTCTAAAACTGTCTGCTTATCGTTGATTTTCAAAGGCATATGTGCAGCGATGGTATCGGCTAATTTTGCTGCATCTTCAATACTGTGCAACGAGGTCAATACTTCTGGCGGGATCTTTTTATTCAGTTTGACGTAACCTTCAAACTGGTTAATAACCGTTCTTACCAGAACTTCTTGCTCACGTTCATCAACGTCAGGGGATTCAGAATATTCAACTTGTGCATAGAAATACTCACCATTATCCGTCAACGTGGTAATGCGAGCACGCTGCAAGCCTTCAACCAGAACTTTTACTGTGCCATCTGGCAATTTTAACATCTGTAAAATAGAAGCCACTGTACCTACGGAAAAAAGATCATTCACTCCCGGCTCATCAGTAGATGCTTCTTTTTGCGCGACCAACATGACTTGTTTGTCATGTTCCATTGCTGCTTCCAGGCAATGAATCGACTTCTCACGCCCAACAAACAGAGGGATCACCATATGTGGATAAACCACTACATCGCGCAAAGGCAATACAGGGATTTCTATGCGTTCAGAACGCTCAGGATTCATAGAGCTCTCTCTTCGTTTAGCTTTCGCCAGTTTTAGGAATCTCGTGAAACACGGTTTTCACGAGTTTCACTTCAAAGAATATAAAATATATGGGGACAGGAATCTGACATTCAATAGCCTATACCGGCAAAAAACAAATGAGGGAGAATCCCTCATTTGTTTTTTCAATGCGTATTGATAATCGGT contains:
- the ppiD gene encoding peptidylprolyl isomerase, with translation MMDNLRTAANGPVLKIVLALIILTFLVTGVTGYLSSESGNYAAKVNGQTISRAQLEQAFLQEKNAQQEKLGDEFSTLLSDEQMLQQLRRQSLERLINATLIEQYARKLGLSASDNQVAQEIRNLPFLQTDGQFDNNKYQEYLNWLAHSNISPENFAEQVRQELINRQLKQVVIGAEIALPPEIKQEVALLLQERTVRFATLELKSIEEKQTVTDEELKKYYDANSQHFTVPEKVKVSYIKMDATNELKDVTVSDADIEKYYKSNLVKYTKPEQKKYSFIQLDSESVAKSVLDELKKGADFSQLASEKSTDKFSAQKGGDLGWMEENSLPIELKSANLIQKGQLSNVVKLSNGYAIFRLDDIKPQEVKPLADVRSEIEKIVKQEKAVDAFYALQRKVSDAAANDNESLAAAEKAAGYQAVTTDWFDRDHVPTDINFNQVVQAIFSGNLIDDKGATGINSDVISVEGDRAFILRVDNVKPETVQPFEQAKPEVTELVKRQKAEKQLQIESEKLLTALKEGKGEQALKAAGIQFEQPTVIKHLPQTNQATDVAFTLPHPKAGKPVYGLAQDELGNAVLIQLDKVVPGSVTEDLLKQYMAGYQYQTGNIMLESLIMNLRDDADIKFGQLE
- the hupB gene encoding nucleoid-associated protein HU-beta — encoded protein: MIRVNKSQLIDKIAADANLSKAAAGRVVDAFISSVSGALKNGDDVVLVGFGTFTVRERAARTGRNPQTGKEIKIAAAKVPAFRAGKGLKDAVNG
- the lon gene encoding endopeptidase La; the encoded protein is MNPERSERIEIPVLPLRDVVVYPHMVIPLFVGREKSIHCLEAAMEHDKQVMLVAQKEASTDEPGVNDLFSVGTVASILQMLKLPDGTVKVLVEGLQRARITTLTDNGEYFYAQVEYSESPDVDEREQEVLVRTVINQFEGYVKLNKKIPPEVLTSLHSIEDAAKLADTIAAHMPLKINDKQTVLEMSNVVERIEYLIAMMESEIDLLQVEKRIRNRVKKQMEKSQREYYLNEQMKAIQKELGEMDDAPDEYETLKRKIEDAKMPKEAREKAEAELQKLKMMSPMSAEATVVRSYIDWMVQVPWVSRSKVKKDLIKAQEVLDTDHYGLERVKERILEYLAVQSRVSKLKGPILCLVGPPGVGKTSLGRSIARATGRKYVRMALGGVRDEAEIRGHRRTYIGSMPGKLIQKMSKVGVKNPLFLLDEIDKMSSDMRGDPASALLEVLDPEQNVAFNDHYLEVDYDLSDVMFVATSNSMNIPAPLLDRMEVIRLSGYTEDEKLNIAKRHLLPKQIERNALKKDELTIDDGAIIGIIRYYTREAGVRSLEREISKLCRKAVKALLMDKKLKHIEINADNLKDYLGVQKVDYGRADTENRVGQVTGLAWTEVGGDLLTIETASVPGKGKLTYTGSLGEVMQESIQAALTVVRARADKLGISADFHEKRDIHVHVPEGATPKDGPSAGIAMCTALVSCLTGNPVRADVAMTGEITLRGLVLPIGGLKEKLLAAHRGGIKTVLIPDDNKRDLEEIPQNVIQDLEIHPVKRIEDVLSIALQEPVFGAEVVSLK